The genomic segment GATGCCTTCTTGTGGGCAGCCGGTCGCAGTGGTAATACCAAAGACTTGGGATTGGAAAATCTCGGCCTGGAAACAAACTCCCGTGGCCAAATCGATGTCGACAAGGAATATCGCACGGCGGTACAGAATGTCTACGCCATTGGTGATGTGATCGGCTGGCCGGCACTGGCATCTGCAGCCTATGACCAGGGCCGTGCAGCCGGGTCGGTTATTGCCTGTCCGTCAGATTTTCATTACGTTGATTCGGTTCCTAATGGCATTTACACCATTCCCGAGATCAGCTCGGTTGGCAAAACCGAGCGTCAACTGACGGAAGAGAAGATACCCTATGAAGTAGGTCAGGCATTTTTCAAGAATATCGCCCGTGCACAAATTACGGGAGAGGGTGTCGGCATGCTGAAATTGTTATTTCATCGTCAGACGCTGGAAATTCTTGGTATTCACTGCTTTGGTGACCAGGCGGCAGAGATTATTCATATTGGTCAGGCAATCATGAACCAGAAGGGCGAAGGTAATACCATGAGCTACTTCGTTAATAATACATTTAACTATCCGACCATGGCAGAAGCGTATCGCGTGGCGGCATTAAACGGCTTGAACCGGCTGTAATTTGGGTTAGCAGATCGGTCGTGAGTTCGTAGCGTTACCAAAAAAACACCGCTTACTGAGCGGTGTTTTTTTGTCTGCTTACTGCTGACTCCAGGGTTCGGGACGCTCAGCTGCCTTCGGCAAAAACACCAAACAGTCCCTGATGTTGCTGGTTCAGGTGATGCGCGTGGATCTTGCTCATGGTGCCTTTTTGACAGTACAACAGATAACGTTGCTTGCCACTGGTGTCGAGATCCGCCAAGCGGCTTTCCAGCTCATAAAAGGGAATGAGTCTGACTGGATTGTTGGCAAGTTCCAGTGGCGCATCAGCGGCTTCAGCTGGGTGGCGGATATCGATGATTTCATCCGTCAGCGCCGGCGTGGTTAGCAACATGACATCTTCCAGTCCGCTACCGATCTCTTCCAGAACGTTATCGATACGTTGATAGGTCGAGCGCTGCAAGGCGTCTTCCAATACCGCAAAATCAAAGGCTTGTTCGGCGGCTTCGGTTTTGCTGCGTTCACCGTGGGTGAGTGGATTGACGGATATGACGCCGCAGTACTCCGGCATGTTGGCGGCAAACGTTTCTGTACCAATGCGGCGAGCAATAGCAATAATATCCTGTTTATCCATCGCTGCCAGAGGGCGCAACACCATATGCTCGGCAGCCCGATCAATAATCGCCAGATTGGAAATGGTCTGGCTGGCAACCTGGGCAACAGCCTCTCCAGTTGCCAGGGCGGGCAGTTTCAGATTGTCGGCCACCCGTGACGCTGCGCGCATCATCATGCGCTTGAGTACAACACCCATATGGCCATTGTCGACCTTGGCAAGAATTTCAGTAACAACTGCTTCAAATGGAATGGTAACAAACTTCACCCGATGGCTTTCGCCATAGCAGGACCAAAGATAGTGGGCGACTTGTTTGACGCCAATTTCATGGGCACTACCACCAAGATTAAAAAAGCAAAAATGTGTTTTCAAACCGCGCCGGGTTAACAGGTAGCTGGCCACCGTTGAGTCAAAGCCTCCGGAGATCAGTGATAAAATATCTCCCTGACTACCCAGTGGAAAACCACCTAATCCCGGTATGCGCTGCTTGACGACTTGAACCTTGTCATTACGCAACTCAGCATGAACCACCACATCCGGGTTTTTCAACGATACACCCGTGGCGCCGGTTTCTTTCAGCAATCCACCGCCCATATAGACTTCCGCATCATGGGAGGTAAAGTCGTGATTGCCAGCCCTTTTGATCCTGACGCAAAACGTCTTGCCTTCGAGTTGCTCGCGATTGGCTTCACGCACCAACTGGTACGCTTGATCCAATGATTCGAACGGGTGTTCGTCAATTTCAAGCGCATAACCAATGCCCGGTGTGTGAGAAAGGATTTGCACCATACGGCGATGAACCGTAACAACGTCTTCGTTGTCTAA from the Candidatus Thalassolituus haligoni genome contains:
- the thiI gene encoding tRNA uracil 4-sulfurtransferase ThiI — its product is MKFVVKFFPEITIKSKSVRKQMTKILRANLRTLTRKRGISADVQDRWDSLVIEVNLLDNEDVVTVHRRMVQILSHTPGIGYALEIDEHPFESLDQAYQLVREANREQLEGKTFCVRIKRAGNHDFTSHDAEVYMGGGLLKETGATGVSLKNPDVVVHAELRNDKVQVVKQRIPGLGGFPLGSQGDILSLISGGFDSTVASYLLTRRGLKTHFCFFNLGGSAHEIGVKQVAHYLWSCYGESHRVKFVTIPFEAVVTEILAKVDNGHMGVVLKRMMMRAASRVADNLKLPALATGEAVAQVASQTISNLAIIDRAAEHMVLRPLAAMDKQDIIAIARRIGTETFAANMPEYCGVISVNPLTHGERSKTEAAEQAFDFAVLEDALQRSTYQRIDNVLEEIGSGLEDVMLLTTPALTDEIIDIRHPAEAADAPLELANNPVRLIPFYELESRLADLDTSGKQRYLLYCQKGTMSKIHAHHLNQQHQGLFGVFAEGS